In Janibacter cremeus, a genomic segment contains:
- a CDS encoding PadR family transcriptional regulator: MRRREMLEFAVLGLLHESPLHGYELRRRLNSRLGAFRALSFGTLYPCLAGLQGRNLVSVDHDEPTTGRRQRITYTLTDEGRAAFAALADRSDPGSWEDDAFDVRVAFFARTEREVRLRILEGRRTRLAERLAAMRSEHPTGERADRWTDALRTHGEDSTERALAWIEDLIDTERQTPRVRPGSLTDPAHPAFNPPRNQPPTKENP; the protein is encoded by the coding sequence GTGCGCCGTCGAGAAATGCTCGAGTTCGCCGTGCTGGGCCTGCTCCACGAGAGCCCACTGCACGGCTACGAGCTCCGCCGACGCCTCAACTCCCGGCTCGGCGCCTTCCGCGCCCTCTCCTTCGGCACCCTCTACCCCTGCCTCGCCGGCCTCCAGGGGCGCAACCTCGTCAGCGTCGACCACGACGAGCCCACGACCGGCCGGCGCCAGCGGATCACGTACACCCTCACCGACGAGGGACGGGCGGCCTTCGCCGCCCTCGCCGACCGCAGCGACCCGGGCAGCTGGGAGGACGACGCCTTCGACGTCCGAGTGGCCTTCTTCGCCCGGACCGAGCGCGAGGTCCGGCTACGCATCCTCGAGGGCCGCCGCACCCGGCTGGCCGAGCGCCTGGCCGCCATGCGCAGCGAGCACCCGACCGGCGAGCGCGCGGACCGCTGGACCGACGCCCTTCGCACCCACGGCGAGGACTCGACCGAGCGCGCCCTGGCCTGGATCGAGGACCTCATCGACACCGAGCGCCAGACGCCCCGGGTCCGGCCCGGCAGCCTGACCGACCCCGCCCATCCCGCCTTCAACCCACCACGGAACCAGCCACCCACCAAGGAGAACCCATGA